From Saccharibacillus brassicae:
ACTACATGATGATGCGCCTGATCAGCGTGCTCGTGCTTATCTTCGGCGCGCTGTACTTTATCCGCGGCGAGATCCAGATCGGCGAATTCGTCGCTTTCCAGCTGCTCGCGAACGTGTTCTTCCGCCCGATCGAGAAGATCAACGCGGTTATCGAGAGCTACCCGAAAGGCATCGCCGGCTTCCGCCGCTATCTGGAGATCATGGACACCGATCCCGATATCCAGGACGCCCCGAATGCCCGAACGGTCGACTCGCTCAGCGGGGAGATCCGGTTTGACAACGTGACCTTCGGCTATGAAAAAGAACGCCCGATTCTGGACGGCATCAGCCTCTCCGTCCGCCCGGGCGAGACGGTGGCGTTCGTCGGACCGTCCGGCGCCGGCAAAACGACCATCTGCAGCCTGCTGCCGCGCTTCTATGAAGTGGATGCCGGAAGCATTACGGTGGACGGCATGGATATTCGCGACCTGACGCTCGAATCGCTGCGCAAACAGATCGGCATCGTGCAGCAGGACGTATTCCTGTTCTCGGGCACGATCCGGGAAAATATCGCCTACGGCAAGCTCGACGCCACCGACGGAGAGATCTGGGAAGCGGCGCAGCGCGCGCATCTGTCCGACGTCATTCAGGCTATGCCGGAAGGCATGGAGACCGTGATCGGCGAGCGCGGCGTGAAGCTGTCCGGCGGCCAGAAGCAGCGGATGGCGATCGCGCGCATGTTCCTTAAGAACCCGCCGATTCTGATTCTCGACGAAGCGACTTCCGCGCTCGATACCGAGACGGAACTCGCGATCCAGAAATCGCTCTCCGAACTTGCGGTCGGACGGACGACGCTCGTCATCGCCCACCGTCTGGCGACGATCAAAAACGCGGATCGTATCATCGTCGTCAGCAAAGACGGCATTGCCGAAGAAGGCAAGCACCAGGATCTGGTCGCGGCGGGCGGAATTTACAGCCGTCTGCACGAAGCACAGTTTGGCAGCTAACCGAAAAGGGTTAATGTAGGGAAGAAAGTCAATCGCTCAAGCCAACGAGGAGACGTGATGATCGATGGATGAAACGACGAAAAAGCGTGCGGCCCGGATCGTGGCAGGCACGCTGACCGGCGCCGGAGTCGCCTGGTTGCTAACTTCCCGCAAAGGCGCCGACGCCCGGCAGAAGCTGCATGACCTCGCCGTGCAGACGAAAGATCTCGGCGTGGAACTCGGACACGGCACGGCCGAGAAGACGCGCGACCTGATCGCGCTCGGCCGCGAAGTATCCAGCGACGAAGATTGGAAAGACGCGCTGGAGACGCTCGAAATCGAGCCGGAACCGGAAGCGAATATCGAAGCGCCGCCGGAACCCGATCAGGACGACCACATTTTGTCCGACAAGGAAGCCGCGGCGGCCGATATCGTTCCGTTTCCGCAGAAGCTGCCGGATCTTCGTTAACAAGACCGCCTCTTCTCCGCCGATCGTTCCGCCCTTTTCTCCCGGACGCGCCCCCTGCGGGCGCGTCTTTTTTGCCGGATTGCCGGCTGACTCTGTTCAGATGCGCGCGGCTGGGTAATACTAAAGGAGAACCTTTATAGACAGGAGGCCTACATATGCCGAATCAAACATTGAAATTTATTGCCGGACTCGCGGCCGGCGCCGCCGTAGGCGGTGCCGCCGCCCTGCTGTTCGCGCCGCAGCGAGGCACGGAGACCCGCATGCTGCTCGCCGATACGGCGGTGGACCTGAAAGACAGAACGGTCGTGCTCAAGGACAAAACAGTCGTCGCGGCTGTCGACCTCAAAGACAAAAGCGTCATGACCGCGCTCGACATCAAGGACAAAGGCGTGTCCGTCGCCAACGACATCAAAGAGATCGGCGTGACGACCGCTTCCTCTATTCGCGACAAA
This genomic window contains:
- a CDS encoding ABC transporter ATP-binding protein; this translates as MLKRFFAFYGPYKGLFLIDFCCAVFAGLLELAFPLAVNVFIDDLLPGQNWSLILIASFALLGIYALNTGMQYIVTYWGHMLGINIETDMRKNLFAKLQKLSFRFYDNHKTGHLIGRVTNDLNDIGELAHHGPEDVFIAIMTLIGSFILMYNISPELAIITFIVIPVMAWMIIFFGRRMTRTYSRLFGNVGNFNARIEDNIGGIRVVQSFANERHERDLFDVENQAFRKTKLLAYKTMAGSMSVNYMMMRLISVLVLIFGALYFIRGEIQIGEFVAFQLLANVFFRPIEKINAVIESYPKGIAGFRRYLEIMDTDPDIQDAPNARTVDSLSGEIRFDNVTFGYEKERPILDGISLSVRPGETVAFVGPSGAGKTTICSLLPRFYEVDAGSITVDGMDIRDLTLESLRKQIGIVQQDVFLFSGTIRENIAYGKLDATDGEIWEAAQRAHLSDVIQAMPEGMETVIGERGVKLSGGQKQRMAIARMFLKNPPILILDEATSALDTETELAIQKSLSELAVGRTTLVIAHRLATIKNADRIIVVSKDGIAEEGKHQDLVAAGGIYSRLHEAQFGS
- a CDS encoding YtxH domain-containing protein; translation: MDETTKKRAARIVAGTLTGAGVAWLLTSRKGADARQKLHDLAVQTKDLGVELGHGTAEKTRDLIALGREVSSDEDWKDALETLEIEPEPEANIEAPPEPDQDDHILSDKEAAAADIVPFPQKLPDLR